The region CCGACGGACAGGTCGTCACTGGATCTTACAGTGTACTTCTTCCAGATGGCAGGACTCAGATTGTCACTTATAGAGTAGAAGGTGATAGCGGTTTTGTTGCTGACGTCAAATACGAAGGTGAAATTCGCCCTGATGCTTTCTCTCAGAGACCCTCAGCTCAAGGAGGACCTCAGCCAAGTGAAGCTTCAAGGCTCCCACAGCCTCCTTCTCCACCAGTGAATTTTGTCCAACAACAAACAGCAGTATCTAACGGTTTTTCACAGCAGAATTCCCAGTCAGCTGCTTCTTCCAGCTATAACACACAAGGATCGCAGAGTGTTGGAGCCCTAGGCAATTTCGCACCAAAGCCTCAAACGTATCAACAAGCATCATCTTCAGCAACTCGTCCTGACTCTACACCAGCAAATTTTGCCCAGCAGCAATCTAACTCCGGCTACTCACAACAAAATCTCCAGTCAGCAGCCCCAGCAGGCTTCAATCCACAAGGACCAACAAATGCTGGAAATACTAACGGTTTCACACCCCAAACTCAAACTGCTCAGACTTATGCGACAGGACAGGTTACAAAAGTGTCACCGAACGTAAACTTTAACTCTGCTAATCAAAATAATGGTTATGCAAAAGCAACTGGGTTTGCCAGTCAAGTGCAATCACAGGCACAAGGTGAACAGGGCTTTGGAGGAGCTAAGCAAACCCAAGCATATAACCAAGCGGTAAATAACTTCTCTCCTGAGGGTCCAGCTACCCAGAACTTTAATTCACCACAGCAAGGAAAGAATTACCAGGGTTACGACGCACAAAATAGCGGGCAACGCAGTTACAGACATATTGATTTAACCAAAGATGCTTATATTGGAGAAGGTACCTTTGGCAGAAGAATTGGTGGTAGAAagcttgtaaaattattttaaatcatatattttttttatagaagtgAGCCATCCgtttatcaaatttaaaaatcactGTTAAAAATTAGTGTGTAGTTgataaaagcagaaaaaaattgacagtAGGTTAATTTGGAGATAAATGGACCAAATCTCGTTCAGATTTTTCAGGGaaatgcagaattttttttttattacgagggaaattaacaatattaaaaagaagcaattttgattttccaaaaaaattatccTTTATGCcgttaatgaataaaaaaagaatacgtaaatgaacaataaagaaaaattgtagaaaacTTGGCAATGACAAAGCATcaagaagtaaaattttaaaaaatagaattactCATTTTGGCTTATGAATGGCACACTTACAGatacctttattttttacttcaaattttATGAACTGAAATATATGTTGGATATGTATTTGCAAGCGTAGTAGAAGATGTAAATCgcagactctaaaaatgacaaCTGGTTCATTTGAGTTTTCTTTTGCATGGGACCTTCATCTTCTTCCCACTCCCCATCACCAAATATCCTAGCTATGCGCATGCTTACGTTAATATGATCACGAGCTCTGATACGAGTTATGAGAAAATTTATTCTATCTACAGACTATTTTTTTATCTCTTGTAAAAATAACGTCGTAGTTTTTAGCATTCTTGATGATAACACGTCAAG is a window of Artemia franciscana chromosome 7, ASM3288406v1, whole genome shotgun sequence DNA encoding:
- the LOC136028796 gene encoding pro-resilin-like, whose product is MFRLFLATTIVTIASCQYGNQGAGSNYGSQQGQGYQSPSGGNYGSQAAQSGNYGNQAPSSGSFGNQAAPAASYGNQAATTSNFGNQAASSANYGNQAATSGSFGSQAAPAGNYGNQAAPASNFGNQAAPASNFGNQAAPVSNFGVQAAPATNFGNQAVPPSNFGNQPSVNLGNQQNQGFSAQSNENNPQGEGMPYEFSWFVKDDPSQNDYSHNEKSDGQVVTGSYSVLLPDGRTQIVTYRVEGDSGFVADVKYEGEIRPDAFSQRPSAQGGPQPSEASRLPQPPSPPVNFVQQQTAVSNGFSQQNSQSAASSSYNTQGSQSVGALGNFAPKPQTYQQASSSATRPDSTPANFAQQQSNSGYSQQNLQSAAPAGFNPQGPTNAGNTNGFTPQTQTAQTYATGQVTKVSPNVNFNSANQNNGYAKATGFASQVQSQAQGEQGFGGAKQTQAYNQAVNNFSPEGPATQNFNSPQQGKNYQGYDAQNSGQRSYRHIDLTKDAYIGEGTFGRRIGGRKLVKLF